A single region of the Aeromicrobium chenweiae genome encodes:
- the narH gene encoding nitrate reductase subunit beta, with protein sequence MRVMAQMGMVMNLDKCIGCHTCSVTCKQAWTNRAGTEYVWFNNVETRPGQGYPRRYEDQERWKGGWELNSRGNLALRAGGRLKKLFGIFASPVQPELDDYYEPWTYDYATLVDAPLGDDFPVARPKSLITGEDTQVTWSANWDDNLGGSSDMGQLDPVVEKIRRESEETIRFELEQTFMFYLPRICEHCLNPSCMASCPSGAIYKRSEDGIVLVDQDRCRGWRQCITGCPYKKIYFNHKSGKAEKCTFCYPRVEVGLPTVCSETCVGRLRYLGLFLYDADAVTAAASTPDPQDLYEAQLDLMLDPTDPEVIAAARADGIPDDWMDAARRSPVYALAKTYRIALPLHPEYRTMPMVWYVPPLSPIVDLLSEQGHDAEDHGTLFGAIDALRIPVEYLAELFTAGDTATITAVLRKLAAMRAYMRGVTLGRDPDGSIPAAVGMGEEQMYEMYRLLAIAKYEERYVIPTAHVEDAHRLEEMGCSLDGDDGPGMYESGPFGEASGTPVAVAAETFHALRDRQTSDSPASDETMRGRVNLLNWDGNGHPDGLFPGEKAEQP encoded by the coding sequence GATGGGCATGGTGATGAACCTCGACAAGTGCATCGGCTGCCACACCTGCTCGGTGACGTGCAAGCAGGCGTGGACCAACCGGGCCGGCACCGAGTACGTGTGGTTCAACAACGTCGAGACGCGGCCCGGCCAGGGCTATCCGCGTCGCTACGAGGACCAGGAGAGGTGGAAGGGCGGCTGGGAGCTGAACAGTCGCGGCAACCTCGCGCTGCGGGCCGGTGGCCGGCTCAAGAAGCTGTTCGGCATCTTCGCGAGCCCCGTGCAGCCCGAGCTCGACGACTACTATGAGCCGTGGACGTACGACTACGCCACGCTCGTCGACGCGCCGCTCGGTGACGACTTCCCGGTCGCCCGGCCCAAGTCGCTGATCACCGGTGAGGACACCCAGGTGACCTGGTCGGCGAACTGGGACGACAACCTGGGCGGGTCCAGCGACATGGGACAGCTGGACCCCGTCGTGGAGAAGATCCGGCGCGAGTCCGAGGAGACGATCCGCTTCGAGCTCGAGCAGACGTTCATGTTCTACCTGCCACGCATCTGCGAGCACTGCCTCAACCCGTCGTGCATGGCGTCGTGCCCGTCGGGCGCGATCTACAAGCGCAGCGAGGACGGCATCGTGCTGGTCGACCAGGACCGGTGCCGTGGCTGGCGCCAGTGCATCACCGGCTGCCCGTACAAGAAGATCTACTTCAACCACAAGTCCGGCAAGGCCGAGAAGTGCACGTTCTGCTACCCCCGCGTCGAGGTGGGCCTGCCCACCGTCTGCTCGGAGACGTGTGTGGGTCGGCTCCGTTACCTGGGGCTGTTCCTCTACGACGCCGACGCGGTGACGGCGGCGGCGTCCACGCCCGATCCGCAGGACCTGTACGAGGCGCAGCTCGACCTGATGCTGGACCCGACGGACCCCGAGGTCATCGCCGCCGCCAGGGCCGACGGCATCCCCGACGACTGGATGGACGCGGCTCGGCGCTCCCCGGTCTACGCGCTGGCCAAGACGTACCGGATCGCCCTGCCGCTGCATCCGGAGTACCGGACGATGCCGATGGTCTGGTACGTCCCGCCGCTGTCGCCGATCGTGGACCTCCTGTCGGAGCAGGGGCACGACGCCGAGGACCACGGCACGCTGTTCGGCGCGATCGACGCGCTCCGGATCCCCGTGGAGTACCTCGCCGAGCTGTTCACCGCGGGTGACACCGCCACGATCACGGCGGTGCTGCGCAAGCTGGCCGCCATGCGGGCGTACATGCGCGGCGTGACGCTCGGCCGGGACCCGGACGGCTCGATCCCCGCCGCCGTGGGGATGGGGGAGGAGCAGATGTACGAGATGTACCGCCTCCTGGCCATCGCCAAGTACGAGGAGCGGTACGTCATCCCGACCGCTCATGTCGAGGACGCCCACCGGTTGGAGGAGATGGGGTGCTCGCTCGACGGCGACGACGGACCGGGCATGTACGAGTCGGGGCCGTTCGGCGAGGCGAGCGGGACGCCGGTCGCGGTCGCGGCCGAGACGTTCCACGCGCTGCGGGACCGGCAGACCTCGGACTCGCCCGCCTCGGACGAGACGATGCGGGGGAGGGTGAACCTCCTGAACTGGGACGGCAACGGGCACCCCGACGGGCTGTTCCCCGGCGAGAAGGCCGAGCAGCCGTGA